AATTTCAGCAATTTGATTCACTTCAACATTATCTTTAGGTGGATTTAGCATAAATGGATCTTCTGAATTCCGCGCGTATCGTTTATCAGTccttgattttataaatatcagttATGGGCAGAGAATAGAGCAGGGTAAAGGAACGCAAATGAATATAGAGTCCACAGAGCAATGGAAGAACATCATGGCCATCAATCAGGACGCTCAATCGCGCACAAATGCCAGCAATGTTATATATAGGAACGAAAAGCATTTAACGGTGGAAGCACCAATGTCACCAAAGTCATGGTCTACACAAAAGGATATGGAGGAAATCCCGAAGAATCAGCTGCCTCATAAATTCAAGCAGTATAATGCACAGAACACTGTGAACGTTCGGAAATCTCATAAACCAATAGCAAAAGGTGTACAGCTTTCTCAAAACGTGCCAAGGAAGCTGATGGCAGAACCGACATCCGAGTTCCAGGCAATATGGAATGAATTGCATAAAAAACAGGTTagtttaattgataatttaaatattttaagttgtttttaagaaattaagaaagatcTTAAgttattacttatttactAGGAGCTAATCAAAGCTGTACCACAAGCCGAAAATTCAGTAAGTATAGCTGTATggtatttaacattttattaacagACTGTTACCAATCATGGTATTTTAGCTACAAGATCCTAGTGCTTTCTTAAAAGCAGTGTTAAAAATTTCCGATGGAAACTCTCAAGAATCTGTCCACCCTGGAGTATCTAAAACAACTAAAAGTTTAAATAACTcacaagaagaaaagaaggcaTTGGATACACCACCTTTAGTGCAACAAATGTTTGATGTAAGCATTTATTTCGAATCTTTAACATAgggatattaaaaaagaattgttcCATTTCAGCATGCTCGACAGAACGACAAGGCGCCAACTTGGTATTGCTCACAATTACTGAATTACTATCAACTCAGTGGAGTGGGAATGCCTCGATATAGTTATTTTGGTGTTGGAGATAGTAATTTGATCCAAGCACATATTCTTTTACcagataaaagaatatttgttgGAGATCCTTGTGCGAATCACGAACAAGCAGCAGGAAGTGCTGCAAAGAAAGTTTATACAGTAATTTgaagttttatttgaatatcttcCTACTTTTTCTGTTCTTACTCTATTTGTTGATTTTTTGACAGGAACTGAAATTAGCTAATTTATTGCCAAATATGAAGATACCTTTACCGCCCCCGCAACATTGGTACTCTAATCTCCAGAACAGTAATTGGCCACAAAATATAAGGCCACCACCAGTACCATATTACCCTCCAGAACCTAAACTTCTTCAACTTTTCCCTGAGTGGGTTCAAAAGGACTATCATCGCGTACCTGGACTTCAAGAAACGCCCAAGCATAATAAACATCAGTATAAGCATCATATTCAATCAAAAGTAGAACAAACTCATAATCAGAAGGAACCAAAGGCAGAGACAAAGAAATGCACAGCTTTCGTACCCTTACAAGCACAAAAGAAAAGCAGACACATCACAGCCAAACAGGCTGTAAACAAAGACAGTGCAAATCAAAGTGCCAAAGATAAACCTCAGCCCACAGTACaacagaaggaaaaggaatcGCCAGCGAAGGTTtgttatcaatattttttaaaacaatatttattcttaaacaattataaatattcattcctATATTAAATCTTTCTAGACGATAAAAGTGGAAGCTGTCAGCACGACTCTTGAGAAGCAGAAACCAGTGCAGAATAGTTCACATCAAGTACAAAATGCACAGACCGTAATAAAGCCTAAAAAGTCGCGAGTTGCGGCGAAATTTTGCATATCAACACAAATTGAAGAATCGATTAATCATagtaaaaatcaaaattcagattaaagaaaaaaaaagaacatttggTAAACAATCGAAAGACATTTTGATGCGCTTAtctcttttttacatttctttttgaTATTGTGTAATAAACAATTCCAAACAAAACGAAGGTGCATGTGtgcaaatgaaaaaagaatcttCAAGGATATTGAAGTAGCATGTTTGTAATACTCAATCATaagtaacttttattttggaattctcttttttccgATTTTGTAAGCATATCTACATTTCAATGtaagtcatttttattttgtagttCCCTTTTTTCTCCGTTCTTTTGTAAGCATATCGAGTTGAATATTATACATGCGAATGATGTTGAAACATAGAAGTTAATTTGTAAGATTGATTTAATGTGATTTAGAAACAACaagataaatgaatattttatgttttatgttGTGTGGAGGTCGGTATTGAGTATTATGTAGGTTACAGTATATggattctattaaaaaatggaaatgatTTCTTTGTAAACTTTTAAAACGCACTGATTATGgacaatgaataaaaaaaatcgatgtcttatataatatacttctGTTTACCACTTCTTCCTTCACTCATTatgtattctttttaaatatacgcataatttttatttaaaattgcttgttatataaaagataaacatTACCATTCGCGATAGAAGATATAATACACAGATTATAATAGCATTTACTCAATCGAGCatgattaattactttttgttattttcccTTTTGCTTTTATTGCTTGCGCGTCATTACACTCCAATTAGTCGCAGAAGGTAAATTTTGCAGGCTAAAATCTTGCAATAAATCGCACATGCGTTTATTTGTTCGTTCTCGAAGgacatttttaatgaaattctccTTTTGTATTTGCGAAATTTTGAATAAGGCACCATGTTTTTCAAAGGCGACACGAAGCCACTGTGCTGTCCATTCTATGCATGTTTTATTCAATGTCAACAAAACTTCCGCGTGAGGTTCTAGGTATCTCCGTGGTACTTGTCCCCCtattattacgaatttttattatatagttatttgaaatttttcaaggaACAGCTATCTATTTACATACCTACACActgtaaaattacataaactaACTGTTGACCAATTGGTTGAACGAACGTCTGTAGGTGCGGACTTTGCATAATAGCATGTGTGAGGAAATGTCCGGCCGCCTTAACTGTGCCCGATTCTGGTAACGTTAAACAGTCGATTcctgcattttttaaattttgatattacagATTTCCGGatttaataatcgaaaatatatcaaattataaactAAAACTTACCACATTGCAACATTTCAGGAATTTGTTCAGGAATCTGTAACAATAGCCTGGTATTCTTTTTGCAAATTTGAGCCAACAACCCAAGATATGCTTCCATTAATTCTGCCCAATCggataaatttccatttacgGATCTGCAGGCCCTGACGCCACTTAGCGTAATAGAACTTATGTCCGCGAAAACGGGACCTATTACGTTATTCGGATCTCGTCCAAATAATAGGACGAGTTGTCGAAGAAGATTTAAAGCTGCGGGATGAGGCCAATTCTTGTACGAGTTCGCCAGAATGGGAAGTAGAGGGCGAGCATCTTCCTCAGGATGCAACAATGACATTAGGGACTTTTGGGCGCAGATATACATCTCTTCTAGTGTGAAATTGTCCTGTCCCCACTCGGGATGAGCAACGATTTGACTGAATATCGGTAACAGTCCATCTAATACAGCCTTTCCAATAGATCCTTCTAATGTAGAAAAGAACATAGTGgccatttttaattgattcatTACTGCACCACGAGCCATGAACCAAGGTTGTTGTAGtaattctcgaatttttattatacataatccTAGTGTAGCGTCCAGATGAGCTAATTGTTCATCAACAGAGGGCAAGGTATTTAGCAACTTGCCAGCTGCATACATCATTCGTAAACCTTCTGCGCATCCCGGAGTAACGTTTGGAAGAGTTTGTTCGATGGTGTTGAGAATAGATGGAGCAAAAGGTGTGAGTTGCTGTTCACATTCTCGAGCTAAATCTTTCAAAGCCATAGTAGCAAAAGGTGCCGTTACTGAGCCTCTTGTCAAACCCAAAGTTACAATTCGAAGCACTCTCTCTAGCCAAGGATCCGGATGTTCTCCAATCCATTCTGCATATGCTCCCATTGTTGAACATGCACATGCGAGTACCTAAAAACATAGAATCAAATCCTGCATTCCATCTATGATGAAGTAGAGTAAGCTTCTACATATTAGTTTTTTTGTAagtgaatataaaattgcaaaatataatttaattatgcaGCATTTTAATACAAGAGAATTTGTTGTACCTCTCCAGGATAGTGATCATATGGGATATGACTAAGAACCAAATCCATTAAAGCAGGAATGTAGTGGGATTCCTCGATACCAACGCTATCTGCTACAGCTTCAAAAGCGTGCAACGTTGACTCTACTTCTGTCCATCTCTGTGAACTGTTTAACGTCTGACTTAATCTCTGTCCGAGAAGCACTAGTAAATCTTGTCCTAATACTCTATAACAATAATCTAAAGCATCTGCCACATCTTGTCTGTAACACCTGAAAAGTTCTCTTTCATCTACATCTCCTGCTTCACTGTGAGTCAAGGGAAGTGTCGACTTTCTTAATAATGCTTGAGCTAGTCTTGCGTAAATGGGTTTTAGAATCAGCAAAGCACGACTCTCGTAAGGTTGATCGAGAGTAGGAAGATAATCCTGCAATGCGTACCAGAACCCAAATGGGATAGAACTGCGAGTTTCATTTGTGGGATATCTTCCCTCTTGTTCTGAACACTGTAAaagtaattcaattaaacCTTCGACTGTCCATTTCTGTgtttcatttccttcttccactaaagcatttaaaaatgttctacTGTGAGCCTCTCCAATTGCagttaaaatttcacaaaaatatttgtcactGTATTGTCTTGCCATGGTTACCAAACTATGTGCCCATTCCCACAATGTTTGTGGTCTCTTTACAAGTTCACTATGGGTTACTATCATATTTAAGCATTCTTGAACTACTTCCCAACCTCTAGGATTTTCGCCATGCATTGtcctttaaaattatttatcattttgtctcatttataaaaaatatgtttgaaatatatatacacatacctGGTTGGTGCATAATATGCTGCAGCTGTTAATAAATGGGGGTATATTTGCCCTGTTGCCTCCAGAGGAAGTTGGCCAACTTTAAGCCAGGATAATGCACATTCCATAGCTAGTAAGTGCATATCATTATTAATGTATTCAGAATTCAAATTAGTCATGGAAAAAACTTCTTGTAACAGCCAGGTTGTCTTATACCAGCTATTTATTAGACATTTGTGTAATTTGGCTCTTCTTACTTCATGTCTTCTTTCAAACTGTTTACATTATTGAacatgttaatataatatataatataagattataaatactatttatgtatatatcttaCCTCTACAGGTAACACAGAAAGCGTACGTAACAACAGTTCCAACATAGGAAGAGAATCATAAGACAACATCCGTGTCAATTCCTctacaacatttttatctttattatcattatctgCAACTATACTAACATTTGCTACGTATCCAGCTAACTGAAACCATAGAATTCGTTACTTTATTATCTCTACAAGATAAATTgaatcaaataaattcaaataggAGATATTACCGCTTGGCAAAGTTTAGACAGAACAACCTTTGGCATGTTTGGTTGcttcataaagtttattaaacgCTCCTGCAAAGCAGGATATTCACTCTTGGGCACTTCATCCCATTGCTTGGAAATTTTGGCATGTAACGTGGTAGCCGCATAAAACTGTGCTTCTCTTGACTATGATAAAAATGAGGACTATTATTTCCAATAAGATACCAATATCCCATgcataaagtaatatattccATTACCTTAGAGGAATGAAGAAGATCCCAAACAAAAGTCCAGGCTTCTGGAGAAGTCTGAACTTTGAGCAACCATGAGTGAACGTCGTTATTTCCCTCCGCGTAAAACTGTTTTACAGCTTGGTCAATTACATTTGCATAATCCattgcaaattatttattggtCTGATAAATAACCTTATAGTCAATAATTATCTAAAAGCCTAAACTTGGTAGGATTCCATTATACACAAATAacgatttctttcgttcaatttcgttgaaattttgtatttagttcGTTTTACCGTATCTATCGATAACAACTTTTCTATCATTTCCTTGTAAATCATTTAAAACGTGTTAAAATTTGTTGCATGTAAAACTACTTAACCCCTGTTTACACGATTTCCCTCGATCGCTTTGGAGATTTCACAATTGCTTGCAGAAACAACATCCTTCGTTGTCGATGACAGCGCTATTACGTGTTTAGAAGCAAcccaaaattttattccgtttTTCAATCGGCGACAAGTCCAACATTGCATACTTAAGAAAAGCTTTGATTTGAGAGAGGCAGATAAAGATTGGAAAAAAAAATCCTATATATGCCTttcttatgtattttaaaagtacGTGGTTAATTTATATGTCAAATGAATCCATGTGAACacgtaataatataacttCAAAAATTCGACAGCTAACATCAGCACTACGTtgcgtatgtataatatttatgtgttATAGACACCTTGGCTTACACTTGTTATAATCCCAGAATTTGGGaagtttaaatgttttaacCATACGATACAATCTTTATTggattatttgaattattatgtaTCATAACCTCTTCATTATGTTGTCGTTACTTCTTTACtgttaacttttatttttatagaaaattctcGATGAATGTGTTCGTAAACTGTCTTCCTCATGAAAAGAGTAGCTACTACTATGGATGACTCCAAAGATCTATCTAGTAAAGGTATAAATAGAATCTTATCACTCTTTTGCTACTATTTAAGATAATAATTGTTACctattattaatgtataagCAGTAGCTCTTGTAGAGCGTAACATTCAACCGCAAGGTATTCCATTAAATGATCCAGAAGCTGTGGGTAAAACATCACAACAAGATTTAATTGCATTGgcaaaagaaatagaaaaagcaGACAACTTTGTTAAAGCAAATGCCTGCAGCAAATTGCAGGTGATTGTAAACCAAATAAGATACTTGAAGAAACAGGCTGAAAATATTCTCACAGAAGCTGATTGGAACATGAAATTACATCATGTTccttgtaattttgtaaaaca
This is a stretch of genomic DNA from Bombus pyrosoma isolate SC7728 linkage group LG16, ASM1482585v1, whole genome shotgun sequence. It encodes these proteins:
- the LOC122576205 gene encoding importin-13 encodes the protein MDYANVIDQAVKQFYAEGNNDVHSWLLKVQTSPEAWTFVWDLLHSSKSREAQFYAATTLHAKISKQWDEVPKSEYPALQERLINFMKQPNMPKVVLSKLCQALAGYVANVSIVADNDNKDKNVVEELTRMLSYDSLPMLELLLRTLSVLPVEFERRHEVRRAKLHKCLINSWYKTTWLLQEVFSMTNLNSEYINNDMHLLAMECALSWLKVGQLPLEATGQIYPHLLTAAAYYAPTRTMHGENPRGWEVVQECLNMIVTHSELVKRPQTLWEWAHSLVTMARQYSDKYFCEILTAIGEAHSRTFLNALVEEGNETQKWTVEGLIELLLQCSEQEGRYPTNETRSSIPFGFWYALQDYLPTLDQPYESRALLILKPIYARLAQALLRKSTLPLTHSEAGDVDERELFRCYRQDVADALDYCYRVLGQDLLVLLGQRLSQTLNSSQRWTEVESTLHAFEAVADSVGIEESHYIPALMDLVLSHIPYDHYPGEVLACACSTMGAYAEWIGEHPDPWLERVLRIVTLGLTRGSVTAPFATMALKDLARECEQQLTPFAPSILNTIEQTLPNVTPGCAEGLRMMYAAGKLLNTLPSVDEQLAHLDATLGLCIIKIRELLQQPWFMARGAVMNQLKMATMFFSTLEGSIGKAVLDGLLPIFSQIVAHPEWGQDNFTLEEMYICAQKSLMSLLHPEEDARPLLPILANSYKNWPHPAALNLLRQLVLLFGRDPNNVIGPVFADISSITLSGVRACRSVNGNLSDWAELMEAYLGLLAQICKKNTRLLLQIPEQIPEMLQCGIDCLTLPESGTVKAAGHFLTHAIMQSPHLQTFVQPIGQQLVYVILQCVGGQVPRRYLEPHAEVLLTLNKTCIEWTAQWLRVAFEKHGALFKISQIQKENFIKNVLRERTNKRMCDLLQDFSLQNLPSATNWSVMTRKQ
- the LOC122576207 gene encoding uncharacterized protein C1orf50 homolog isoform X1 → MKRVATTMDDSKDLSSKAVALVERNIQPQGIPLNDPEAVGKTSQQDLIALAKEIEKADNFVKANACSKLQVIVNQIRYLKKQAENILTEADWNMKLHHVPCNFVKHPGHVYHLYQKESGQLYLSMISPEEWAISNSGPVQTYKGSYRLEHDHSWTSLEETDKKNKEMTILAQLWSNISTNAVKSIDLNVNM
- the LOC122576207 gene encoding uncharacterized protein C1orf50 homolog isoform X3; the encoded protein is MKRVATTMDDSKDLSSKALVERNIQPQGIPLNDPEAVGKTSQQDLIALAKEIEKADNFVKANACSKLQVIVNQIRYLKKQAENILTEADWNMKLHHVPCNFVKHPGHVYHLYQKESGQLYLSMISPEEWAISNSGPVQTYKGSYRLEHDHSWTSLEETDKKNKEMTILAQLWSNISTNAVKSIDLNVNM
- the LOC122576207 gene encoding uncharacterized protein C1orf50 homolog isoform X2 codes for the protein MKRVATTMDDSKDLSSKVALVERNIQPQGIPLNDPEAVGKTSQQDLIALAKEIEKADNFVKANACSKLQVIVNQIRYLKKQAENILTEADWNMKLHHVPCNFVKHPGHVYHLYQKESGQLYLSMISPEEWAISNSGPVQTYKGSYRLEHDHSWTSLEETDKKNKEMTILAQLWSNISTNAVKSIDLNVNM